A part of Eubacterium sp. AB3007 genomic DNA contains:
- a CDS encoding GntR family transcriptional regulator gives MAKDRKFPNSYSLTDEIAATIRERILKGEYKIGEKIKETQIAGELKVSRTPIREAFKQLEDEGLIEYKKNRGCFARGFTKRDIDDIYAVRKALEVLAVEWACERMTPDYLKQLKDQCDLMEFYTIREDYEHVLALNKDFHDIIYNATGSRFMAQVLHSYKSYIEQARQVVFMDKTYLERILAEHRKILGALSKGSVEEAKDAMAQHLDHSRERASVAYKIKE, from the coding sequence ATGGCAAAAGACAGAAAATTCCCCAATTCCTATTCTCTGACGGATGAGATCGCGGCTACGATCCGGGAACGAATCCTGAAAGGGGAGTACAAGATTGGCGAGAAGATCAAGGAAACCCAGATCGCCGGAGAACTGAAGGTGAGCCGTACGCCTATCCGGGAGGCGTTCAAGCAGCTGGAGGATGAGGGGCTCATCGAATACAAGAAGAACCGGGGGTGCTTCGCCCGAGGTTTCACCAAAAGAGATATCGATGATATCTATGCGGTCCGCAAAGCACTGGAGGTGCTAGCGGTGGAGTGGGCCTGTGAGCGCATGACACCGGATTACCTGAAACAACTGAAGGATCAGTGTGATCTGATGGAATTCTACACCATCCGCGAGGACTACGAGCATGTGTTGGCCCTGAACAAGGACTTCCACGATATCATCTACAATGCCACCGGAAGTCGATTCATGGCCCAGGTACTCCACTCCTATAAGAGTTATATCGAACAAGCCCGTCAGGTGGTCTTTATGGACAAAACCTACCTGGAGCGGATCCTCGCAGAGCACCGGAAGATTTTGGGAGCGCTGTCGAAGGGATCTGTAGAGGAAGCAAAGGACGCCATGGCACAGCACCTGGATCATTCCAGGGAGCGGGCCAGCGTAGCTTATAAGATCAAAGAGTGA
- the ftcD gene encoding glutamate formimidoyltransferase, whose protein sequence is MAQIIESIPNISEGRRPEVVEACVDEIRNTPGCTLLDYSSDESHNRSVITYIGDAKAVEEASVKLVKKAAELIDLNHHEGEHPRMGAVDVMPFLPIKDCTTEDCIELSKVVGARIADEAGVPVFLYEESATRPERQNLVKIRKGQFEGMAEKVQEPDWEPDFGGRKIHPTAGVMAVGARPPLVAFNLDLDTEDVEIAKNIAKIIREKDGGFKCVKSMGFMIDDEETGEKFAQVSCNMTNYEQTPLYRVVETVKMEAARYGVHITKCEIVGLCPMKALTDCAQYYMQLNEFDFDKQVLENHII, encoded by the coding sequence ATGGCACAGATTATCGAAAGTATTCCGAACATCAGCGAAGGAAGAAGACCGGAAGTCGTAGAGGCTTGCGTGGATGAGATCAGAAACACCCCAGGCTGCACCCTGCTGGACTACTCCTCTGACGAGAGCCACAACAGAAGTGTCATCACCTACATCGGCGATGCCAAGGCCGTGGAGGAAGCCAGTGTTAAGCTGGTGAAGAAGGCCGCTGAACTGATCGACCTGAATCATCACGAGGGAGAGCATCCCAGAATGGGCGCGGTGGATGTAATGCCGTTCCTGCCCATCAAGGACTGCACCACCGAAGACTGCATCGAGCTGTCCAAGGTAGTCGGCGCCAGGATCGCAGACGAGGCAGGCGTACCGGTATTCCTGTATGAGGAGTCCGCTACCAGACCGGAGAGACAGAACCTGGTGAAGATCAGAAAAGGCCAGTTCGAGGGCATGGCCGAGAAGGTGCAGGAACCGGATTGGGAGCCTGATTTCGGTGGCCGCAAGATCCATCCGACCGCTGGTGTTATGGCCGTTGGTGCCAGACCGCCGCTAGTCGCCTTCAACCTGGATCTGGATACCGAGGACGTGGAGATCGCCAAGAACATCGCCAAGATCATCCGTGAGAAGGACGGCGGGTTCAAGTGCGTCAAGTCCATGGGCTTCATGATCGACGACGAGGAGACCGGAGAGAAGTTTGCTCAGGTATCCTGCAACATGACCAACTATGAGCAGACTCCGCTGTACAGAGTCGTGGAGACCGTCAAGATGGAAGCGGCCAGATATGGTGTGCATATCACCAAGTGCGAGATCGTCGGGCTTTGTCCCATGAAGGCGCTGACAGACTGTGCACAGTACTACATGCAGCTGAACGAGTTCGACTTTGACAAACAGGTATTGGAGAACCATATCATCTAA
- a CDS encoding cyclodeaminase/cyclohydrolase family protein: MKLIDMKMTDYLDLLKSDAPAPGGGSVSALSGAQGVALFMMVADLTLGKAKYEDYQEICQNAKDKGQALYEELMAGIDKDTDAFNLISDAFKMPKDTDEEKAARKKAIADGTLAATEVPFRNMQLAYEGLKIAKTLVGHSNPNCASDLGVGILQLRACVYGAWLNVKINLPGVKDVDKARYFEEEGQKMFASAGDIARKYFNEVNMSL, translated from the coding sequence ATGAAACTGATCGACATGAAGATGACAGATTATCTGGATCTGCTGAAATCAGATGCACCGGCACCGGGCGGCGGCTCCGTCAGTGCCCTCTCCGGCGCGCAGGGCGTGGCACTGTTCATGATGGTGGCTGACCTGACACTGGGCAAGGCAAAGTACGAGGACTATCAGGAGATCTGCCAGAACGCCAAGGATAAGGGGCAGGCTCTCTACGAGGAGCTGATGGCAGGGATCGACAAGGACACCGACGCGTTCAACCTGATCTCGGATGCTTTCAAGATGCCGAAGGATACCGACGAGGAGAAGGCCGCTCGCAAGAAAGCCATCGCAGACGGTACCCTGGCCGCAACGGAAGTTCCCTTCCGGAACATGCAGCTCGCTTATGAAGGACTGAAGATCGCCAAGACCCTGGTGGGGCATTCCAACCCTAACTGCGCCAGCGATCTGGGCGTGGGCATCCTGCAGCTGCGCGCATGCGTCTACGGTGCGTGGCTGAACGTGAAGATCAACCTGCCGGGCGTGAAAGATGTCGACAAAGCCAGATATTTCGAGGAAGAGGGCCAGAAAATGTTCGCCAGCGCAGGGGACATTGCCCGCAAGTATTTCAACGAAGTTAACATGTCACTGTAA
- the hutI gene encoding imidazolonepropionase has product MSTLLVKNIGVLQTPTGSYSHKGEEQGQNLKMKDAAVLVKDGVIAAITDMGELPVSEKDVDCVLDANYRLVTPGLVDGHTHMVFGGYRQHEIPMKIKGATYLDILRAGGGILDTVRHTREAKEEDLVYKTGKFLDEMMGFGVTTVEAKSGYGLDMDTEIKMLSVIDRVNRAHAVDVVPTFMGAHAIPEEYKDNPDAYIDLLCDEMLPYVKEHDLAEFADVFTEDSVFDYAQSKKYLERAKELGFKLKIHADEIEAIGGSRLAGEIGAVSAEHLISINEEGLESMAKGGVTAMCLPATSFYLGVDFAPARRMIEMGIPVATASDFNPGSCPSLNLQFVMNLACIRYRLLPEEVLTAVTINPACAIGRGDRVGTLEVGKQADMVIWDAPDMEMLCYRFGSNLASRVIKKGKIVK; this is encoded by the coding sequence ATGTCCACATTATTGGTTAAGAATATCGGTGTGCTCCAGACCCCGACTGGTAGTTACAGCCACAAGGGCGAGGAGCAGGGACAAAACCTGAAGATGAAGGACGCAGCCGTCCTGGTGAAGGATGGTGTCATCGCGGCCATCACTGACATGGGAGAACTGCCGGTGTCCGAGAAGGACGTGGACTGCGTGTTGGATGCGAATTACAGGTTGGTGACGCCAGGCTTGGTGGACGGCCACACCCACATGGTGTTCGGCGGCTACCGGCAGCACGAGATCCCCATGAAGATCAAGGGCGCCACCTACCTGGATATCCTCCGGGCGGGGGGCGGCATCCTGGATACCGTGCGCCACACCAGAGAAGCCAAGGAAGAGGATCTGGTCTATAAGACCGGGAAATTCCTGGATGAGATGATGGGCTTTGGCGTGACCACCGTGGAAGCCAAGAGCGGCTACGGACTGGACATGGATACGGAGATCAAGATGCTCTCCGTCATTGACCGGGTGAACCGGGCCCATGCCGTAGACGTAGTACCGACCTTCATGGGGGCTCATGCCATTCCCGAGGAATACAAGGATAATCCGGACGCATACATCGACTTGCTCTGCGATGAGATGCTTCCGTACGTGAAGGAACATGATCTGGCAGAGTTTGCCGATGTGTTCACAGAGGATTCCGTGTTTGACTATGCTCAGAGCAAGAAATACCTGGAAAGAGCGAAGGAGCTGGGCTTCAAGCTGAAGATCCACGCGGATGAGATAGAGGCGATCGGTGGCTCCAGACTGGCCGGCGAGATCGGTGCAGTCAGTGCGGAGCACCTGATCTCCATCAATGAGGAGGGCCTGGAATCCATGGCCAAAGGCGGTGTCACCGCTATGTGCCTGCCAGCCACATCCTTCTACCTGGGCGTTGATTTTGCACCAGCCAGGAGAATGATCGAGATGGGGATCCCAGTGGCGACCGCTTCGGACTTCAACCCGGGATCTTGTCCGTCGTTGAACCTTCAGTTCGTCATGAATCTGGCATGTATCCGCTACCGGCTTCTGCCGGAGGAAGTGCTGACCGCAGTGACCATCAACCCGGCCTGCGCCATCGGTCGTGGTGACCGGGTGGGAACCCTGGAAGTAGGCAAGCAGGCGGACATGGTCATCTGGGATGCACCGGACATGGAAATGCTTTGTTACCGTTTTGGCTCGAACCTCGCTTCGAGAGTGATCAAGAAAGGAAAAATCGTAAAATGA
- a CDS encoding urocanate hydratase: MLDNTQIKGAMTIQLDAELPEYPEFVEGIRRAPDRGFRLTKAQAEIALKNALRYVPEELHETLAPEFMEELKTYGRVYAYRYRPAGRIWGKPIDEYEGKCLAGKAFQVQIDNNLDFEVALYPYELVTYGETGSVCQNWLQYRLIKKYLQVMTEDQTLVVESGNPLGLFPSKPEAPRVIITNAMMIGMYDNLEDWEVAEEMGVANYGQMTAGGWMYIGPQGIVHGTFNTILNAGRKYLGVPEQGDLKGHTFVSSGLGGMSGAQPKAANIAGAVGIFAEVDYSRIVTRHDQGWVDVIMDDIDEIFKLANEKVAAKESISIAYHGNIVDLLEAAAEKHFKIDLLSDQTSCHNVYDGGYCPVGMTFEERTELLHSDREKFIEEVNKTLHRHYEAIKKLTAQGSYFFDYGNSFMKAMYDSGIKEISKNGIDDKDGFIWPSYVEDIMGPILFDYGYGPFRWVCLSGKPEDLDATDQAAMDCIDPNRRAQDRDNWVWIRDAKKNKLVVGTQARILYQDAEGRRDIALAFNKLVREGKCGPIMMGRDHHDVSGTDSPFRETSNIKDGSNVMADMAIQCYAGNAARGMSLCAIHNGGGVGIGKSINGGFGLLLDGSERTDEIIKSAMMWDVMGGVARRSWARNENALSTAAEYNKNYAGKGHITLPFIADDDLVKSVVAKYVD, encoded by the coding sequence ATGCTTGATAACACTCAGATCAAAGGCGCGATGACTATCCAGCTGGATGCTGAGCTGCCGGAGTACCCGGAATTCGTAGAAGGCATCCGGAGAGCACCAGATAGAGGTTTCCGTCTCACCAAGGCACAGGCGGAGATCGCTCTGAAGAACGCACTTCGTTACGTGCCAGAGGAACTCCATGAGACGCTGGCACCAGAATTCATGGAAGAACTGAAGACATACGGAAGAGTCTATGCGTATAGATACAGACCGGCTGGCCGCATCTGGGGAAAGCCCATCGATGAGTACGAGGGCAAGTGCCTGGCTGGCAAGGCCTTCCAGGTCCAGATCGACAACAATCTGGACTTTGAGGTTGCGCTGTATCCATATGAGCTGGTCACCTATGGAGAGACCGGTTCCGTTTGCCAGAACTGGCTGCAGTACAGACTCATCAAGAAATACCTGCAGGTCATGACCGAGGATCAGACTCTGGTGGTCGAGTCTGGAAACCCGCTGGGACTATTCCCCTCCAAGCCGGAGGCACCGAGAGTCATCATCACCAATGCGATGATGATCGGTATGTATGACAACCTGGAGGACTGGGAAGTTGCCGAGGAAATGGGAGTTGCGAACTACGGACAGATGACCGCTGGCGGCTGGATGTATATCGGACCTCAGGGGATCGTACACGGAACCTTCAACACCATCCTGAACGCAGGCCGTAAGTACCTGGGCGTTCCCGAACAGGGCGACCTGAAAGGACACACCTTCGTATCCTCTGGACTGGGCGGCATGAGTGGTGCGCAGCCGAAGGCTGCCAATATCGCGGGCGCGGTCGGTATCTTCGCAGAGGTAGACTACTCCAGGATCGTTACCAGACATGATCAGGGATGGGTAGATGTGATCATGGACGACATCGACGAGATCTTTAAGTTGGCGAATGAGAAGGTAGCTGCCAAGGAGAGCATCTCCATCGCTTACCACGGAAACATTGTAGACCTGCTGGAGGCCGCTGCAGAAAAGCACTTCAAGATCGATCTACTGTCTGACCAGACTTCCTGTCACAACGTCTATGACGGTGGGTATTGCCCGGTGGGCATGACCTTCGAGGAGAGAACTGAGCTGCTGCACAGCGACAGAGAGAAGTTCATCGAGGAAGTCAACAAAACACTGCATAGGCATTATGAGGCCATCAAGAAGCTCACTGCACAGGGCAGCTACTTCTTCGACTATGGTAACTCCTTCATGAAGGCTATGTATGACTCCGGCATCAAGGAGATCTCCAAGAACGGTATCGATGACAAGGACGGCTTCATTTGGCCGAGCTACGTAGAAGATATCATGGGTCCAATCCTGTTCGACTATGGATATGGTCCTTTCCGTTGGGTCTGCCTGTCCGGCAAACCGGAGGATCTGGATGCTACCGACCAGGCGGCGATGGACTGCATCGATCCGAACCGCCGTGCACAGGACAGAGACAATTGGGTATGGATCAGAGACGCCAAGAAGAACAAGCTGGTCGTCGGCACCCAGGCACGTATCCTGTATCAGGATGCGGAAGGTCGTCGTGATATCGCGCTGGCCTTCAACAAGCTGGTCAGAGAGGGTAAGTGCGGTCCGATCATGATGGGACGTGACCACCACGACGTATCCGGCACAGACTCTCCGTTCAGAGAGACCTCCAACATCAAGGACGGATCCAACGTTATGGCAGATATGGCCATCCAGTGCTATGCCGGTAACGCGGCCAGAGGCATGAGTCTTTGTGCCATTCATAATGGTGGCGGCGTAGGTATCGGCAAGTCCATCAACGGCGGATTCGGTCTGCTGCTGGACGGATCCGAGAGAACCGACGAGATCATCAAGTCCGCTATGATGTGGGACGTCATGGGAGGCGTGGCCAGAAGAAGCTGGGCCCGCAACGAGAACGCTCTCTCTACCGCAGCGGAATATAACAAGAACTACGCCGGAAAGGGACACATCACCCTTCCGTTCATCGCTGACGATGACCTGGTGAAGAGCGTAGTTGCCAAGTACGTAGACTAA
- the hutH gene encoding histidine ammonia-lyase, whose protein sequence is MAVVINGRDLTIEEVIRVCRGMEEVSISPEAQKAVNKARDFIEKKLDEGAIIYGLTTGFGKFANVFVDRDETAALQENLIISHTCALGDAYEQKYVRAAMLLRCNALSRGNSGIRLSTVQTLVDMLNAGIHPIVPCKGSLGASGDLAPLSCIALGLIGKGNVEYKGEVVPAAEAMKAAGIEPVVLAAKEGLALNNGTQMMTAVGLNVLWDAMHLQKIADIACAMTAEALHGITKAYDPKIHELRGHKGQITVAANLRKLLDGSKNALRIQPTKVQDPYTLRCVPQIHGASRDAIAYAYDMVSREINAVTDNPIVFPDEEDVISGGNFHGQPMALTFDFLKIAISELANVSERRCERLINPALAEGLPGFLTKHGGVCSGFMIAQYAAASMVSENKVYDHPACVDSIPSSGNQEDHVSMGTTSARTAAMVLDNTQKVLGIELASAAQGIWLREEIGESKIDNLAPATRAAYDYIRTVSDPIDNDVIMHDELVKFDEMIKNGELLAAVEKVVELA, encoded by the coding sequence ATGGCAGTTGTAATCAATGGCAGAGACCTCACGATCGAAGAGGTCATCCGCGTATGCCGCGGAATGGAAGAAGTTAGCATCTCGCCGGAAGCTCAGAAGGCTGTAAACAAGGCAAGAGACTTCATTGAGAAGAAGCTGGACGAGGGTGCGATCATCTACGGACTGACCACCGGTTTTGGGAAGTTCGCCAACGTGTTCGTCGACAGAGACGAGACGGCTGCGCTGCAGGAGAACCTGATCATCAGCCACACCTGCGCACTGGGCGATGCCTACGAGCAGAAGTACGTCAGAGCAGCGATGCTGCTTCGCTGCAATGCGCTTTCCAGAGGCAATTCCGGTATCCGCCTAAGCACTGTCCAGACACTGGTCGATATGCTGAACGCCGGGATCCACCCCATCGTACCCTGCAAGGGAAGCCTGGGTGCATCTGGAGACCTGGCACCGCTGTCTTGCATCGCACTGGGCCTGATCGGCAAGGGGAATGTAGAATACAAGGGCGAGGTCGTACCTGCGGCTGAGGCGATGAAAGCCGCAGGCATCGAGCCGGTGGTACTGGCTGCCAAGGAAGGTCTGGCACTGAACAATGGAACACAGATGATGACCGCAGTCGGTCTGAACGTGCTGTGGGATGCCATGCATCTGCAGAAGATCGCCGACATCGCCTGCGCCATGACCGCCGAGGCACTCCACGGCATCACCAAGGCCTACGACCCCAAGATCCACGAGCTCCGCGGACACAAGGGACAGATCACGGTGGCCGCAAATCTGCGCAAGCTCCTGGATGGCAGCAAGAACGCCCTGCGTATCCAGCCGACCAAGGTACAGGATCCGTACACGCTACGCTGCGTGCCGCAGATCCACGGAGCCTCCAGAGACGCTATCGCCTATGCGTATGATATGGTCTCCAGAGAGATCAATGCTGTGACAGATAACCCCATCGTCTTCCCGGACGAGGAGGATGTGATCTCCGGCGGAAACTTCCACGGACAGCCCATGGCACTCACCTTCGACTTCCTGAAGATCGCCATCTCTGAGCTGGCCAACGTTTCTGAAAGAAGATGCGAGCGTCTGATCAACCCGGCGCTGGCCGAAGGGCTGCCTGGCTTCCTGACCAAGCACGGTGGCGTCTGCTCCGGATTCATGATCGCACAGTATGCGGCGGCATCCATGGTCTCTGAGAACAAAGTCTACGATCACCCGGCCTGTGTGGACTCCATTCCTTCCTCCGGAAACCAGGAAGACCACGTTTCCATGGGAACGACTTCCGCGAGAACAGCGGCCATGGTTCTGGACAACACCCAGAAGGTCCTGGGGATCGAGCTCGCTTCCGCGGCACAGGGTATCTGGCTGCGTGAGGAGATCGGCGAGAGTAAGATCGACAACCTGGCACCGGCTACCAGAGCGGCCTATGACTACATCAGGACTGTATCGGATCCAATCGACAACGACGTGATCATGCATGACGAGCTGGTGAAATTCGATGAGATGATCAAGAACGGCGAGCTGCTGGCCGCCGTCGAGAAGGTCGTGGAACTGGCATAG
- a CDS encoding DUF2148 domain-containing protein — protein sequence MLQYLKDFEKNVLMDVACRMAAAAQTAPKASGQDKIVTAVVTGEEKERIVTRMHELAAAYEEAFIERDACLLHDCYLAVLIGVRGIPFGLDNCAMCGFPNCAAMAKAGANCALNITDLGIAIGSAVSIAADNRIDNRVMYSIGKALNQLDIFPEDVRVCYGIPLSISSKSVFFDREPGAVLR from the coding sequence ATGTTACAATACCTGAAGGACTTCGAGAAGAACGTACTTATGGACGTGGCCTGCCGCATGGCGGCTGCCGCTCAGACCGCACCGAAAGCCAGCGGTCAGGACAAGATCGTCACAGCGGTGGTGACCGGTGAGGAGAAGGAGCGCATCGTTACCAGGATGCACGAGCTGGCCGCTGCCTACGAGGAAGCGTTCATCGAACGTGACGCGTGCCTCCTGCACGACTGTTATCTGGCCGTATTGATCGGTGTCCGGGGGATCCCCTTCGGTCTGGACAACTGCGCCATGTGCGGGTTTCCAAACTGTGCCGCCATGGCCAAAGCCGGCGCCAACTGCGCACTGAATATCACCGATCTTGGGATCGCCATCGGCTCCGCCGTCTCCATTGCAGCGGATAACCGCATTGACAACCGGGTCATGTACTCCATCGGGAAGGCGCTGAACCAGCTGGATATCTTCCCGGAAGATGTCCGCGTCTGCTACGGCATCCCTCTGTCTATCAGTTCCAAGAGCGTGTTCTTTGACCGGGAACCGGGTGCCGTACTGCGGTAG
- the ansA gene encoding asparaginase — protein MKKICIIYTGGTIGMVPTERGYAPRKGYFSQALAEIDELQKPEVPDWEMVEFDPLLDSSNVAVNEWNRIGRTIRDRYDDYDGFVVLHGTDTMAYSASALSFMLDGLDKPVIFTGSQIPLCMLRSDARDNILTSLMIAGEGKVREVCLYFAGKLLRGNRSTKSSADRFVAFDSPNCAPLANAGIDITYEEGAIRHFRSDRKLRGPLGMFGGRLRLSEFQNTPIGVIKVFPGIQFRLFEQVMTDSLSGIVLETFGAGNIPEADGALLPMIRKAYENGTVIVVCSQCPQGTVHLGAYEASAALVGAGAVSGYDMTTEAAIAKLYYLFSQGLSRDDIKHYMEIDLRGELTK, from the coding sequence ATGAAGAAGATCTGCATCATTTACACCGGTGGCACCATCGGTATGGTGCCCACGGAGAGGGGATACGCACCCAGGAAGGGGTATTTCAGTCAGGCACTGGCCGAGATCGACGAACTGCAGAAACCAGAGGTTCCCGACTGGGAGATGGTGGAATTCGATCCTCTGCTGGATTCCTCCAACGTGGCGGTGAACGAATGGAACCGCATCGGGCGCACGATCCGAGATCGATACGACGATTACGATGGCTTTGTGGTACTCCACGGCACGGACACCATGGCCTACAGCGCCAGTGCTCTTTCTTTCATGTTAGACGGGCTGGACAAACCGGTGATCTTCACCGGATCGCAGATCCCTCTATGCATGCTTCGCAGCGATGCCAGAGACAACATACTTACGTCCCTGATGATCGCAGGAGAAGGCAAGGTGAGAGAGGTGTGTCTCTATTTCGCGGGAAAGCTTCTCCGCGGGAACCGTAGCACAAAGTCTTCCGCCGATCGGTTCGTAGCGTTCGATTCTCCCAACTGTGCGCCCCTGGCAAACGCTGGCATTGACATCACCTATGAGGAGGGCGCGATACGGCATTTTCGCAGCGATCGGAAACTGAGAGGGCCCCTGGGTATGTTTGGTGGACGCCTTCGGCTGTCGGAGTTTCAGAATACCCCCATCGGCGTCATCAAGGTTTTTCCGGGGATCCAGTTCCGCCTGTTTGAGCAGGTGATGACGGATAGTCTCAGCGGGATCGTGCTGGAGACCTTTGGGGCGGGCAACATTCCGGAGGCAGATGGGGCACTTCTGCCCATGATCCGCAAGGCCTATGAGAACGGCACCGTGATCGTGGTATGTTCCCAGTGTCCCCAGGGGACGGTTCATCTGGGAGCATACGAGGCCAGCGCAGCGTTGGTAGGGGCCGGGGCGGTCAGCGGCTACGACATGACGACGGAGGCTGCTATCGCCAAACTCTACTATCTTTTCAGCCAGGGCCTTTCCAGGGATGACATCAAGCACTACATGGAGATCGACCTGCGGGGAGAGCTGACAAAATAG
- the rpsR gene encoding 30S ribosomal protein S18, with the protein MENRKRGGMRRRKVCQFCADKAVSIDYKDVELLKKKYVTERGKIVPKRITGTCAKHQRELTTAIKRARIVALLPYVAD; encoded by the coding sequence ATGGAGAACAGAAAACGTGGTGGCATGAGAAGAAGAAAAGTATGCCAGTTCTGCGCAGATAAGGCTGTTTCAATCGACTACAAGGACGTTGAACTGCTGAAGAAAAAGTACGTGACCGAGAGAGGCAAGATCGTTCCTAAGAGAATCACCGGTACATGTGCCAAGCATCAGAGAGAACTGACCACAGCCATCAAGCGTGCACGCATCGTTGCACTGCTGCCTTACGTGGCTGACTAA
- a CDS encoding single-stranded DNA-binding protein, whose protein sequence is MNSVQLIGRLVRDPDVRYTAGSQMAVASFTIAIDRPTRAGEEKKADFPRITVFGRQAETCEKYLAKGRKVAIEGRIQTGSYQNKNGDTVYTTDVIANRVEFLDWGDRQQGGGGFQQGADRAPAPQAPQAPQSPAEDRPDSFQAIEEDVPF, encoded by the coding sequence ATGAACAGTGTTCAGTTAATCGGAAGATTAGTCCGGGATCCGGATGTCAGGTATACCGCAGGCAGCCAGATGGCCGTGGCCTCTTTCACCATTGCCATCGACAGACCCACCCGTGCCGGCGAGGAAAAGAAAGCAGACTTTCCCCGCATCACCGTATTCGGCAGACAGGCGGAGACCTGTGAGAAATATCTCGCCAAGGGTCGCAAGGTAGCCATTGAAGGAAGGATCCAGACAGGCAGTTACCAGAACAAGAACGGGGATACTGTCTACACAACAGACGTCATTGCCAACAGAGTCGAGTTCCTCGATTGGGGAGACAGGCAGCAGGGGGGCGGCGGATTCCAGCAGGGCGCTGATCGGGCACCGGCACCGCAGGCACCACAGGCTCCGCAATCTCCGGCAGAGGATAGACCGGACTCTTTCCAGGCAATTGAGGAAGACGTTCCATTCTAG
- the rpsF gene encoding 30S ribosomal protein S6 — MTNYELMFIINPTLEEEKKNTVVEMVQGIITDNGGEVSNVDVWGMRKLAYLIEKKSEGYYVVIEFKAGTDLPKELDRRLRISDNVMRHMIINKDAK; from the coding sequence ATGACAAATTACGAATTGATGTTCATTATCAATCCTACATTGGAGGAGGAGAAGAAGAACACTGTCGTCGAGATGGTTCAGGGAATCATCACAGATAACGGCGGTGAGGTCTCCAATGTCGACGTCTGGGGCATGAGAAAGCTCGCATATCTCATCGAGAAGAAGTCCGAGGGATACTACGTAGTGATCGAGTTCAAGGCGGGCACAGATCTGCCGAAGGAGCTTGACAGAAGACTGCGTATTTCCGATAACGTGATGAGACACATGATCATCAACAAGGATGCCAAATAA
- a CDS encoding CpsD/CapB family tyrosine-protein kinase, which produces MNNYVKFGAEPVLPYAIEEAINRLRINISFLGSEVKKIMIVSSEPNEGKSFVAMNLWKQMALSGEKSILVDMDMRKSTMKSVYALSREDGRELRGTSHFLAGNNEILDVVMHTDIPGGDLLPNVDNIVNPSMLLESRKLDFMMKFMEINYRYVFLDVPPLGLVSDAELLGNKCDGAILCVRSGVTPRSVVRNSLRQLQRAGCPALGIVLNRVEGTQGGYYHKYYGNHYYYGSKDR; this is translated from the coding sequence ATGAATAATTATGTGAAGTTCGGAGCAGAACCGGTTCTTCCTTATGCGATCGAGGAAGCGATCAACCGGCTCAGGATCAACATCAGTTTCCTGGGCAGCGAGGTGAAGAAGATCATGATCGTCAGTTCTGAACCAAATGAAGGAAAGAGTTTTGTGGCCATGAACCTCTGGAAACAGATGGCTTTGTCTGGCGAGAAGTCGATTCTGGTGGATATGGACATGCGCAAGTCCACCATGAAGAGCGTCTACGCTCTATCCAGGGAGGATGGAAGGGAATTGAGAGGAACCTCTCATTTCCTGGCCGGAAATAACGAGATCCTGGATGTGGTGATGCATACAGACATCCCGGGCGGTGATCTTCTGCCGAACGTGGACAACATCGTCAATCCATCCATGCTGCTGGAGAGCCGCAAGCTGGACTTTATGATGAAATTCATGGAGATCAATTATCGCTACGTGTTCCTGGACGTTCCGCCCCTGGGGCTGGTGTCAGATGCAGAGCTTCTGGGGAACAAGTGCGATGGAGCGATCCTCTGTGTACGCTCCGGGGTAACGCCCCGGTCCGTTGTCCGAAACTCCCTCAGGCAACTGCAGCGTGCAGGCTGTCCGGCGCTGGGGATCGTTCTGAACCGGGTGGAGGGCACCCAGGGGGGATATTACCACAAGTACTACGGGAACCACTATTACTACGGTTCCAAGGATCGATAG